Proteins found in one Vallitalea guaymasensis genomic segment:
- a CDS encoding SAF domain-containing protein produces MKNFMKGLMGIILIVIAIGSIFYWEVYGRESLLFKDIVVLTKDVNKNEVITKDMVQIQKREENTLIDKVILDPNKIIGKAANNYIPKGVQLVEKYFENPNLVLDEDEYIFKIPLEWIKAFPDSLRRGDEIYFYEVGKGTENYNSTEGEIAVNNKKALEKDPITNATVAYVKDSANREVITLSDEERYNGSSKINEIEIITDLETVNLLRDSVNNDKVFIIMYQ; encoded by the coding sequence ATGAAAAACTTTATGAAAGGTTTAATGGGGATTATTTTAATCGTAATTGCCATTGGCTCTATATTCTATTGGGAGGTGTATGGTAGAGAAAGTCTGTTATTCAAAGATATAGTAGTACTTACCAAAGATGTAAATAAGAATGAAGTAATAACAAAAGATATGGTTCAGATTCAAAAGAGAGAAGAAAATACGCTAATCGACAAAGTTATCTTAGACCCCAATAAAATAATAGGAAAAGCTGCAAACAATTATATTCCAAAAGGAGTTCAACTAGTAGAAAAATATTTTGAAAACCCTAACTTGGTTCTTGATGAAGATGAGTACATATTTAAGATTCCATTAGAATGGATAAAAGCTTTTCCTGATTCTCTTAGAAGGGGAGACGAGATTTATTTTTACGAAGTAGGTAAGGGAACTGAGAATTATAACTCTACTGAAGGAGAAATAGCTGTAAATAATAAAAAAGCTTTAGAAAAAGACCCTATAACTAATGCTACGGTTGCATATGTAAAAGACAGTGCTAACAGAGAGGTTATTACTCTTAGTGATGAAGAAAGATATAATGGGTCAAGCAAAATCAACGAGATAGAAATAATTACTGATCTAGAAACAGTTAATCTATTAAGGGATTCGGTTAATAATGATAAGGTATTCATTATTATGTACCAGTAG
- a CDS encoding P-loop NTPase family protein: MATNNYRIHLISNNENLRRKLYNVNYFEEVSMSTSLDEIEEDIAIIDDRIIGVNDLLEDRGKISSRYIFYQVSNDNFKFSTKSILESNEIKLIQPYMTDENIVEYVCSEVIKKYRLTVNKNIVTFFGADSKVGTTQIAQSISERIIDKSYARVCLIFLDGEAGTDYIDINFRNNIDTIKIKLISELATVDEIFDIAEKVKNNLYIIEGTKSILYRKEYQPENISYLLNILSLACDLVVVDAGSCIDRAMPITALTSTNHRYLVTTQQANSLRRYMEKKPILDRLSLDDFQVIVNKHMADGSLLTTYDVAKAYGHPYLSKIEFSKYALQAENDKKALIHYNDKEVNKDFNKLVDIIIEQLNLSKKETPRKRKWFGMQGVG, translated from the coding sequence ATGGCTACTAACAACTACAGAATACATTTAATATCCAACAACGAGAATTTACGAAGAAAATTATATAATGTCAATTACTTTGAAGAAGTATCTATGAGTACATCTCTAGATGAGATAGAGGAAGATATTGCTATCATAGACGATAGAATAATAGGTGTAAATGATCTACTAGAAGATAGAGGTAAGATATCCTCAAGATATATTTTCTACCAAGTATCAAATGACAACTTCAAGTTTTCAACCAAAAGCATTTTAGAGTCCAATGAGATTAAACTAATTCAGCCTTATATGACAGATGAGAATATAGTTGAATATGTATGCTCAGAAGTAATTAAAAAATATAGATTAACTGTTAATAAGAATATAGTTACTTTTTTTGGTGCTGATTCAAAAGTAGGAACAACTCAAATAGCTCAAAGTATATCAGAGAGGATAATAGATAAATCCTATGCAAGAGTTTGTCTTATATTTCTTGATGGAGAAGCAGGAACTGATTACATAGATATTAATTTCAGAAATAATATAGATACCATTAAGATAAAATTGATATCAGAGCTGGCAACAGTTGATGAGATATTTGATATTGCTGAAAAAGTAAAAAATAATCTATATATTATAGAAGGAACTAAATCCATATTGTACAGAAAAGAATATCAGCCAGAAAATATTTCCTACTTACTTAATATATTGTCATTAGCATGTGACCTTGTAGTAGTTGATGCAGGTAGCTGTATAGATAGAGCAATGCCAATAACTGCACTCACATCTACTAATCATAGATATCTAGTGACCACACAGCAGGCTAACAGTCTAAGGAGATATATGGAAAAGAAGCCTATTTTGGATAGATTATCCTTAGATGATTTCCAAGTCATAGTGAATAAGCATATGGCTGATGGTTCATTATTAACTACTTACGATGTTGCAAAAGCATATGGACACCCTTATCTGTCCAAGATCGAGTTCTCTAAGTATGCTTTGCAAGCTGAAAATGATAAGAAAGCTCTGATTCATTATAATGACAAAGAAGTCAACAAAGATTTTAATAAATTGGTTGATATCATTATAGAACAGCTTAATCTAAGTAAAAAGGAAACTCCTAGAAAAAGAAAATGGTTTGGCATGCAAGGAGTGGGATAA
- a CDS encoding serine/threonine-protein kinase: MVGRIYFDKYRVIKEIGKGGMSNVFLAENIKLGNRWAIKRIKKSGSPINLLAEPSILKDLNHPLIPQIVDIEEDTEYLYIIEEYVEGINLQEYKNQNGDINENIIVDFAVQMCDVLEYLHSRKPYPIIYRDMKPGNIMLTEGNKIKFVDFGIAREYKYSSNTDTVLIGTRGYAAPEQYGLGQSDIRTDIYSFGVTLYYLISGNNLSSPYKVLSLKEYGNYSDSLENIIEKCIRIQPEERYQSVTEIKDELVHMIDSNKSQVQRVYSVIKQKTIGVMALTKRAGSTFFATNLAAALGDKNLLISLIELPYDNPYIYDLVGISNYNELTYYSILNEINNNKNVERDRITTINNIMFLVRDPTRGKIDNWDDNKTMKLIYSAKESLISIVDIGHNYDKIESLLPEFDLIYVIYDAMPPDLMANYGVLEKIETHNRKYNNIRYVLNNDNTGINRRSLNNYLGIKPNVTIPRLPAELMYRSAYKKKFPYQEKKLKSIFDDEFVSVYSELLPKELNNKKHRRKLFG; the protein is encoded by the coding sequence ATGGTAGGAAGAATCTATTTTGACAAGTACCGTGTGATTAAAGAAATTGGCAAAGGCGGCATGAGCAATGTTTTCTTGGCAGAGAACATTAAGCTTGGTAATAGATGGGCTATTAAGAGAATCAAAAAAAGTGGTAGTCCCATTAATCTATTAGCTGAACCAAGCATATTAAAAGATCTAAATCATCCATTAATTCCACAAATAGTAGATATAGAGGAAGATACAGAGTATCTATATATTATTGAAGAATATGTAGAGGGTATTAATCTCCAAGAATATAAAAATCAGAATGGAGACATTAATGAAAACATTATTGTCGATTTTGCTGTCCAGATGTGTGACGTACTGGAATATCTACATTCAAGGAAACCTTACCCAATAATATATCGGGATATGAAACCAGGTAATATAATGCTTACTGAAGGAAACAAAATAAAATTTGTTGATTTCGGAATAGCCAGAGAATATAAATATAGCTCCAACACAGATACGGTATTAATAGGTACCAGGGGCTATGCAGCACCAGAACAATATGGATTGGGGCAGAGTGACATTCGAACTGACATCTATAGTTTTGGTGTAACGTTATATTATTTGATATCTGGTAATAACCTATCTTCGCCCTATAAAGTTTTATCTCTAAAAGAATACGGAAATTATTCAGATTCATTAGAAAATATAATTGAAAAATGTATAAGGATACAACCTGAAGAAAGGTATCAATCTGTCACTGAGATAAAAGATGAATTGGTTCACATGATAGATTCGAACAAATCACAGGTGCAAAGAGTATATTCAGTTATTAAGCAAAAGACTATAGGAGTTATGGCACTAACTAAAAGAGCAGGATCAACTTTTTTTGCAACTAACCTTGCAGCAGCATTAGGGGATAAAAATCTGCTTATATCACTAATAGAATTACCCTATGATAACCCTTATATATATGATCTGGTAGGAATTTCTAATTATAATGAATTAACATATTATTCTATTCTCAACGAAATTAATAACAATAAAAATGTTGAGAGGGATAGGATAACAACTATCAACAATATCATGTTTCTGGTAAGGGACCCTACTAGAGGTAAGATAGATAATTGGGACGATAACAAAACCATGAAGTTGATATATTCTGCAAAGGAATCCTTGATTTCCATAGTTGATATAGGTCATAACTATGACAAGATAGAAAGTCTTCTACCAGAATTTGATTTGATATATGTCATATATGATGCTATGCCACCAGACTTGATGGCTAACTATGGTGTACTGGAAAAGATAGAGACTCATAATAGAAAGTACAATAACATCAGGTATGTTCTTAATAATGACAATACTGGTATTAACAGAAGAAGTCTTAATAACTATCTTGGTATAAAACCTAATGTAACAATACCTAGATTACCAGCAGAATTAATGTATAGAAGTGCATATAAAAAGAAGTTTCCATATCAAGAGAAGAAACTCAAAAGTATATTTGATGATGAATTCGTATCAGTATATAGTGAACTGTTACCAAAAGAACTCAATAATAAAAAACATAGAAGAAAATTATTTGGGTAG
- a CDS encoding ATPase, T2SS/T4P/T4SS family, translated as MNSLVTDKIDFYNRTQVKEFDLEEYIYSVTGEKREEIINITRDELTRFQILCDTIFAYFHTGWEREGLETSTLIRQKNAILGKELEVKYFKDNIEDYLKRNNKLMEWYPNWYMDIVDAIYQECWGLGGIAQWKYSKKYALSQSAKVIGNKIYFMENGKMKLQHQTISDDRRKQLIKALLLNEKNIHYNEKHAEVSMHDGTRITIYGEKLVKENLEVIIFRKYIIPKLSFEEQAKRNTIPHEVIPMLKNMVDIGYNVIFTGAVRTGKTTFLETWQMYEDTTLEGVMIETGAEIPAHKLQPYAPIIQLIADDDELGSIMKQVLRSDADYIISAEARDGRALNVSMRAANKGTRRCKTTYHTTDPTDICYDIADEIVKFYGGDLYNTIFKVAKSFHYVFHFIQLADKSKKRLKGIYEIRFNRYDHKISIHQICKYDYSSDSWQFKYDIGDDKKEIGHEENKKALTIFENELKKIEQKYPYKNYMVYEPRYDSLRGVDK; from the coding sequence ATGAATAGTTTAGTGACTGATAAGATAGATTTTTACAATAGAACACAAGTAAAAGAATTTGACTTAGAAGAATATATATATTCTGTTACAGGTGAAAAAAGAGAAGAGATAATAAATATTACCAGAGATGAATTAACAAGATTTCAAATACTATGTGATACAATCTTCGCATACTTTCATACAGGGTGGGAACGTGAAGGTTTAGAAACCAGTACTCTGATAAGACAGAAAAACGCTATTCTAGGTAAAGAACTGGAAGTTAAGTATTTTAAAGATAATATAGAGGATTATCTCAAGAGAAACAATAAACTCATGGAGTGGTATCCCAATTGGTATATGGACATAGTTGATGCCATTTATCAAGAATGTTGGGGATTAGGTGGTATCGCCCAGTGGAAATACAGTAAGAAATATGCTTTATCCCAATCTGCAAAAGTAATAGGCAACAAGATATATTTCATGGAAAATGGTAAGATGAAATTACAGCATCAGACCATATCAGACGATAGAAGAAAACAACTCATAAAAGCACTATTACTTAATGAAAAAAATATTCATTACAACGAAAAACATGCAGAAGTATCAATGCATGATGGAACCAGAATAACCATATACGGTGAGAAATTAGTCAAGGAAAATCTAGAAGTTATCATATTCAGAAAGTACATTATACCCAAGTTATCATTTGAAGAACAGGCTAAGAGAAATACTATACCTCATGAAGTCATACCTATGTTAAAAAATATGGTTGATATAGGATACAATGTAATATTTACTGGTGCTGTAAGAACTGGAAAAACAACTTTCTTAGAGACTTGGCAGATGTATGAAGATACTACTTTGGAAGGTGTTATGATTGAAACAGGAGCAGAGATTCCAGCACATAAGCTTCAACCCTACGCTCCAATCATTCAATTGATAGCAGATGATGATGAACTGGGAAGCATAATGAAGCAAGTACTTAGGTCTGATGCAGATTATATTATTTCAGCTGAAGCAAGGGATGGACGAGCTCTTAATGTATCAATGAGAGCAGCTAACAAGGGAACTAGAAGATGTAAGACTACATATCATACTACTGACCCGACTGATATCTGCTACGATATTGCAGATGAAATAGTCAAATTCTATGGTGGCGATCTGTATAATACCATATTTAAAGTAGCAAAATCTTTTCATTACGTTTTTCACTTCATCCAGTTAGCAGATAAAAGCAAAAAGAGATTAAAAGGTATATACGAAATAAGATTCAATCGTTATGACCATAAGATAAGCATTCATCAAATATGTAAATATGATTACAGCAGTGATAGCTGGCAGTTCAAATATGACATTGGCGATGATAAGAAAGAAATAGGTCATGAAGAAAATAAAAAGGCTTTAACTATTTTTGAAAATGAACTAAAAAAGATTGAACAAAAATATCCTTACAAAAACTATATGGTTTACGAACCTAGATATGACAGCTTAAGAGGTGTAGACAAATGA